One segment of Ureibacillus thermophilus DNA contains the following:
- the cas7c gene encoding type I-C CRISPR-associated protein Cas7/Csd2, with protein MTVLNHKIDFSVIFSVENANPNGDPLNGNRPRQNFDGYGEVSDVCLKRKIRNRLQDMGESIFVQSSDRTVDGFTSLRERADHNEKLKELSKGKKADPVLYEKAACESWFDVRAFGQVFAFKAEKKGEGVSVGIRGPVSIHPAISIDPINITSIQITKSVNSEPGEKKGSDTMGMKHRVDFGVYRFNGSINTQLAEKTGFTNEDAEKLKQALITLFENDASSARPEGSMEVHKVYWWEHNSKLGQYSSAKVHRSLEIKPKVDNPKSFEDYEMILNELEGLKVDVYDGK; from the coding sequence ATGACAGTATTAAATCACAAAATTGATTTTTCGGTAATTTTTTCTGTGGAAAACGCTAACCCTAATGGTGACCCACTAAATGGAAACAGACCACGGCAAAATTTTGATGGCTATGGGGAAGTATCCGATGTTTGTTTAAAACGGAAAATTCGTAATCGACTTCAAGATATGGGAGAAAGCATTTTTGTGCAATCCAGTGATCGTACAGTAGATGGATTTACTAGTTTAAGAGAACGAGCGGATCATAATGAAAAATTAAAAGAGTTAAGCAAAGGGAAAAAAGCGGATCCGGTCTTATATGAAAAAGCTGCATGTGAATCATGGTTTGATGTGAGAGCATTTGGACAAGTGTTTGCTTTTAAAGCAGAAAAGAAAGGTGAGGGGGTATCTGTTGGCATACGAGGACCTGTTTCTATTCATCCAGCAATTAGTATTGATCCTATCAATATTACAAGCATCCAGATTACAAAAAGTGTTAATTCAGAACCTGGAGAGAAAAAAGGCTCGGATACAATGGGAATGAAGCATAGAGTAGATTTTGGTGTGTACAGATTTAACGGCAGCATTAATACACAGTTAGCAGAAAAAACAGGATTTACGAATGAAGATGCAGAAAAATTAAAACAGGCGCTCATTACTTTATTTGAAAATGATGCTTCTTCCGCTCGTCCGGAAGGTTCTATGGAAGTGCACAAAGTCTATTGGTGGGAGCATAATTCCAAACTTGGCCAATATTCATCTGCAAAAGTTCACCGTTCGTTAGAGATTAAACCAAAAGTAGATAATCCGAAATCTTTCGAAGATTACGAGATGATATTGAATGAACTTGAAGGATTGAAAGTGGATGTTTACGACGGAAAATAA
- the cas8c gene encoding type I-C CRISPR-associated protein Cas8c/Csd1, giving the protein MSYLYALYKTYNNNLDKVGVIETKNTGKKTIEYTLLPISHTTQTAHIEVTVTPDGEFYDARVIKENTILPFTEESGSRAGTNYVPHVLHDKLMFVAGDYVKYTGQEDKASCFEDYIQQLKDWCESEYSHPDIVAIYNYVKKGTLIEDLVQKNILYLDEQRKLLKKWDSNRGKEKPEIFSAVTGDQESAFVRFDVHYPNQVHDHVWNNKEIYDLYSRYYDTKLRDKDLCYVSGEYLPAVERHPNKLRNSADKAKLISANDTSGFTFRGRFLNSREVTNISYEVSQKAHNALKWLIDKQGKTVDGRVFLAWGLRSPNIPQATEDVLEDLNSYLPNLFEIESSNNLSGTREALARKYNQLLSGINKNFTVDENDEVYVMTLDAATPGRLAVLYFRNLHINVYFERLKEWHIGCSWKHRRKVDGEWKEFYGSPSFQTIAKYAYGPRPSDKLIKTVMERLLPCVIDGRAIPLDIVQNAIQRASNPVAFNEEWEWEQALSVACSLVKKHYEKEEYSMALDKTNTDRDYLFGRLLAVADVLERNALSEADQKRATNAVRYMNAFVRAPLRTWHTIHQNLHPYLMRLGSNARRYTDLFQEISDLFNPNDYNNKPLTGKYLLGYYSQRQDLYTKKEKEGVDEE; this is encoded by the coding sequence GTGAGCTATCTATACGCTTTATATAAAACTTATAATAATAATCTCGATAAAGTCGGCGTTATCGAAACGAAAAATACCGGAAAAAAAACAATTGAATATACTTTGCTTCCGATTTCCCATACAACTCAAACAGCCCATATTGAGGTAACGGTAACACCTGATGGAGAATTTTATGATGCAAGGGTAATAAAAGAAAATACAATATTACCGTTCACAGAGGAATCTGGTAGCCGCGCAGGTACGAATTACGTGCCCCATGTACTTCACGATAAACTGATGTTTGTTGCAGGTGATTATGTAAAATATACTGGTCAAGAAGATAAAGCTTCATGTTTTGAAGATTACATTCAACAATTAAAAGATTGGTGTGAGTCAGAATATAGTCATCCTGATATTGTTGCGATATACAATTATGTGAAAAAAGGAACGCTTATAGAAGACTTGGTGCAAAAAAATATTTTGTATTTGGATGAACAAAGAAAGCTATTAAAAAAATGGGATTCAAATCGAGGAAAAGAAAAACCAGAAATTTTTTCTGCTGTGACAGGTGATCAAGAGAGCGCCTTCGTTCGATTTGATGTTCATTATCCAAATCAAGTGCACGACCATGTTTGGAATAATAAGGAAATCTATGATTTGTACAGTAGATATTACGATACAAAATTAAGAGATAAAGATCTTTGTTACGTAAGCGGGGAATATTTACCTGCAGTTGAGCGTCATCCGAACAAATTGCGGAATTCTGCAGATAAAGCAAAATTAATCTCTGCAAATGATACGAGCGGGTTCACATTTAGAGGTCGATTTCTCAATTCCAGGGAAGTCACAAATATTAGTTATGAGGTTTCCCAAAAAGCACATAATGCTCTGAAATGGCTTATTGATAAACAGGGAAAGACAGTAGATGGTCGGGTTTTTCTCGCATGGGGATTGAGAAGCCCTAATATCCCACAAGCAACAGAAGACGTTTTAGAAGACTTAAACAGCTATTTACCAAATCTTTTTGAAATTGAATCAAGCAATAATCTATCTGGTACTAGAGAAGCTTTAGCAAGAAAATATAATCAATTGCTATCTGGGATCAATAAAAATTTTACAGTAGATGAAAATGATGAAGTTTATGTGATGACTCTTGATGCTGCAACCCCGGGAAGACTGGCAGTACTTTATTTTCGAAATCTTCATATTAATGTTTATTTTGAAAGATTAAAAGAATGGCATATAGGGTGCAGTTGGAAGCATCGTCGGAAAGTAGATGGAGAATGGAAAGAATTTTATGGTTCCCCCTCATTTCAAACGATTGCAAAATATGCCTATGGGCCAAGGCCTAGTGATAAATTAATAAAAACTGTTATGGAACGTCTTCTTCCTTGCGTCATTGATGGACGAGCCATTCCTTTGGATATAGTTCAAAATGCCATTCAGCGTGCATCTAACCCGGTAGCATTTAATGAAGAGTGGGAATGGGAACAAGCACTCAGTGTTGCTTGTTCGTTGGTAAAAAAACACTATGAAAAGGAGGAGTATTCGATGGCTTTAGACAAAACAAATACTGATCGCGATTATTTATTTGGCCGATTGCTTGCTGTTGCGGATGTACTTGAAAGAAATGCATTAAGTGAAGCAGATCAAAAACGTGCAACGAATGCCGTACGATACATGAATGCATTTGTAAGAGCTCCATTAAGAACTTGGCATACGATTCACCAAAATTTACATCCTTATTTAATGAGGTTAGGTTCAAATGCAAGAAGATATACGGACTTATTCCAAGAAATCAGCGACTTATTTAATCCAAATGATTATAATAATAAACCTTTAACAGGTAAATATCTATTAGGTTATTACAGCCAAAGACAAGATTTATATACAAAAAAAGAAAAAGAAGGAGTAGATGAAGAATGA
- the cas3 gene encoding CRISPR-associated helicase Cas3' produces MIVLEFVAHIRQSDLEKQLLSEHLKNVQQIAERIGKKIGIPHITGLAGMFHDMGKYSDEFLEYLEEAVNNPENPPKRGSIDHSTAGGKYLMENFHAKYNFLIECVANAIFSHHGQLKDMVNADGESPFLKRKNKEDLEYEKVKQRFFQEMYSEDYIKQYVNEAAKETSIIADKILKKTGNNQILFKKIIRKYITYLTLFTFSALLDADRTDSRQFDENTVEEPFESEKIFNRFAEKLEEHLKTLEKKSIQNEITLLRQQMSNMCYEKSKLPTGIYTLSIPTGGGKTLASLRFALNHALKHSKERIIYVVPFTTIIEQNAEEVRNILDAKDYLLEHHSNVIENELDDEHLNFENYQNYKKIKLAKDNWDAPIIFTTMVQFLNTFYSGKSRNIRRLHNLTNSIIIFDEVQSVPVNCVTLFNEVLNFLKDIGNSTVLLCTATQPALQNVEKNITVDGELIDDLSRIMKAFKRTNLINMVKDEGWTTKELADFVNQQLNEVNSVLVILNTKSVVKKLYDEFSNSGIKTVHLSTSMCPKHRKQKIYEMRKCLKNKEKIVCISTQLIEAGVDVSFECVVRSLAGLDSIAQAAGRCNRHGEVASRDVYIINHKEEVLNNLPTIKKGGYESKKILRDIEMDPTLFDGELLSENAMTLYFRNFYQEFKPYLDYPTPVGKNIYEMLLGNNSEFLEEFKEEQAIWMHTSFETASKYFEVIDSKTHSVLVPYDKGKALISELYSAGGIENVTTFLKEVQQYIVNVFDHDLNRLIKNGIVEKIEFKNYSLFVAKESAYDDQYGLSVEGEASLSLLEY; encoded by the coding sequence ATGATCGTTTTGGAGTTTGTTGCGCATATTCGGCAATCAGATTTAGAGAAACAATTGCTTTCTGAGCATTTAAAAAATGTACAACAAATTGCGGAAAGGATTGGAAAAAAGATTGGGATTCCTCATATCACCGGATTGGCAGGGATGTTTCATGATATGGGGAAATATAGTGATGAATTCTTAGAATACTTGGAGGAAGCCGTAAATAATCCAGAAAATCCACCAAAAAGGGGAAGCATTGACCATTCAACTGCAGGCGGAAAATATTTAATGGAAAATTTTCACGCGAAATATAATTTTTTAATTGAATGTGTAGCAAATGCGATATTTTCCCATCATGGACAACTAAAAGACATGGTAAATGCAGATGGAGAATCTCCTTTCTTAAAAAGGAAAAATAAAGAAGATTTAGAGTATGAAAAAGTAAAACAAAGATTCTTTCAGGAAATGTATTCAGAAGACTACATAAAACAATATGTAAATGAAGCAGCAAAAGAGACTTCCATAATTGCAGATAAAATATTGAAAAAAACTGGAAATAATCAAATACTGTTCAAAAAAATTATAAGAAAATACATTACTTATCTTACATTATTTACATTTAGCGCACTTTTGGATGCGGACCGCACAGATTCTAGGCAATTTGATGAAAACACGGTTGAAGAACCATTTGAAAGTGAAAAAATTTTTAATCGGTTTGCAGAAAAATTAGAAGAGCATTTAAAAACGTTAGAAAAAAAATCAATACAAAATGAAATCACTTTGCTACGTCAACAAATGTCCAACATGTGTTACGAAAAATCGAAATTACCGACGGGGATTTATACCCTGTCGATTCCGACTGGCGGAGGAAAAACCCTTGCAAGTCTTCGTTTTGCATTAAATCACGCTTTAAAACATTCAAAAGAACGAATTATTTATGTTGTACCTTTCACAACCATCATTGAACAAAATGCTGAAGAAGTTCGCAATATTCTGGATGCTAAAGACTATTTATTAGAACATCATAGTAATGTTATTGAAAATGAGTTGGATGATGAACATCTTAATTTTGAAAACTATCAAAACTACAAAAAAATCAAACTAGCAAAAGATAACTGGGATGCTCCAATCATTTTTACAACAATGGTACAATTTTTAAATACATTTTATAGTGGGAAATCAAGAAATATCCGAAGGCTTCACAATCTGACCAATAGTATCATCATATTTGATGAAGTGCAATCAGTGCCTGTCAATTGCGTAACACTTTTCAATGAAGTTTTAAATTTTCTGAAGGATATTGGAAATTCAACGGTATTACTTTGTACAGCAACTCAGCCAGCATTACAGAATGTAGAAAAAAATATTACCGTAGATGGAGAATTGATTGATGATTTATCAAGGATTATGAAAGCTTTTAAACGTACGAACTTGATAAATATGGTTAAAGATGAAGGATGGACGACAAAAGAACTTGCTGACTTTGTTAATCAACAACTAAATGAAGTCAATAGTGTACTTGTAATTCTTAATACAAAATCCGTTGTAAAAAAACTGTATGATGAATTTTCAAATAGTGGAATAAAAACAGTTCATTTAAGTACTTCTATGTGTCCAAAACACCGTAAACAGAAGATTTATGAGATGAGAAAATGTTTGAAGAATAAGGAAAAAATTGTATGCATTAGTACACAATTGATTGAAGCTGGTGTCGATGTTAGTTTTGAATGTGTCGTTCGATCTTTGGCCGGTTTAGATTCCATTGCACAAGCAGCAGGCCGATGCAATCGGCATGGGGAAGTGGCGAGTAGAGATGTTTATATTATCAATCATAAGGAAGAAGTATTAAATAATTTGCCAACAATCAAGAAAGGCGGATACGAATCGAAAAAGATTTTAAGAGATATTGAAATGGATCCAACGCTTTTTGACGGAGAATTATTGTCTGAAAATGCAATGACGCTTTATTTTAGAAATTTTTATCAAGAATTTAAACCTTATTTGGATTATCCAACGCCGGTAGGAAAAAATATTTATGAAATGTTATTGGGAAACAATTCGGAGTTTCTTGAAGAATTTAAAGAAGAACAAGCTATCTGGATGCACACAAGTTTTGAAACAGCTTCTAAATATTTTGAAGTGATTGATTCCAAAACCCATTCAGTTTTGGTTCCATATGATAAAGGTAAAGCATTAATTTCTGAATTATACAGCGCTGGCGGAATTGAAAATGTTACTACATTTTTAAAAGAAGTACAGCAGTATATTGTTAATGTGTTCGACCATGATTTAAATCGGTTAATAAAAAATGGTATAGTTGAAAAAATAGAATTTAAGAATTACTCATTATTTGTTGCAAAAGAATCTGCATATGATGATCAATACGGTTTAAGTGTGGAAGGAGAGGCAAGTTTATCATTATTAGAATATTGA
- the cas2 gene encoding CRISPR-associated endonuclease Cas2 codes for MLVLVTYDVNTETKAGQRRLRKVAKKCEAYGIRVQNSVFECVVDHTQFFQLKKELSEIINEETDSLRFYQLGNKYKTKVEHVGAKTTLNVEDPLIL; via the coding sequence TTGTTGGTTTTGGTCACTTATGACGTAAATACTGAAACAAAAGCCGGCCAAAGGCGACTTAGAAAAGTGGCAAAAAAATGTGAAGCTTATGGGATACGTGTTCAAAACTCAGTTTTTGAATGTGTCGTGGATCATACTCAATTTTTTCAATTAAAAAAAGAATTGTCAGAAATCATAAATGAAGAGACTGATAGTTTGCGATTTTATCAGTTAGGAAATAAATATAAAACAAAAGTTGAACATGTTGGTGCTAAGACGACTTTAAACGTAGAGGATCCATTGATATTGTAA
- a CDS encoding alpha/beta hydrolase — MRHIFKAGTNPDKPVLLLLHGTGGDENSLLPLAEMIDPESAVLSVRGNVLENGMPRFFRRLAEGVFDEEDLIYRTQEFHRFLDDAAKEYQFDRNNIVAIGYSNGANIAASLLFLMNDSLKGAILHHPMVPIRGIPLPNLTGTDVFIGAGTNDPICPQQESVELQELLEGAGASVVIHWESYGHQLTITEVEKAKEWYEKHYA; from the coding sequence ATGCGACATATTTTTAAAGCAGGAACCAACCCCGATAAGCCGGTTTTACTGTTGCTGCATGGAACGGGCGGAGATGAAAACTCATTGCTGCCGTTAGCGGAAATGATTGATCCGGAAAGCGCAGTGCTGAGCGTGAGGGGAAATGTTTTGGAAAATGGAATGCCTCGCTTTTTCAGACGGTTGGCGGAAGGGGTGTTTGATGAAGAAGATTTGATTTACCGGACTCAGGAATTCCATCGTTTTTTGGATGACGCTGCGAAAGAATATCAATTTGATCGCAACAATATAGTGGCGATTGGCTATTCGAACGGCGCAAATATCGCAGCAAGTCTGTTATTTCTGATGAACGATTCTTTAAAAGGTGCGATTTTACACCACCCAATGGTACCGATACGAGGCATTCCATTGCCAAACTTGACTGGAACCGACGTATTCATTGGAGCTGGAACGAACGATCCCATCTGCCCTCAACAAGAATCGGTGGAACTTCAAGAATTGTTGGAGGGGGCAGGGGCATCTGTGGTAATCCATTGGGAAAGTTACGGACACCAATTGACAATCACAGAGGTTGAAAAAGCGAAAGAGTGGTATGAAAAACATTATGCATAA
- the cas5c gene encoding type I-C CRISPR-associated protein Cas5c — protein sequence MRNQIEFEVYGNYALFTDPLMKLGGEKLTYQIPTYQALKGIVESIYWKPSIIWYIDEIRVMNPIRMESKGIRPLDYGGGNTLANYTYLRDVRYQVRAHFEFNYNRKDLEGDFNEHKHHNIAKRCVKAGGRRDVYLGTRECQAYVVPCDFNEGKGHYDDIEEIHFGTMIHGINYPDETGKKVMEVRLWQPVMRHGIIKFIRPEECSLIRPIREYQTKKFLLHENMQPVETLYNDLFGGE from the coding sequence ATAAGGAACCAAATAGAATTTGAAGTTTATGGAAATTACGCATTATTTACAGATCCACTAATGAAACTCGGTGGAGAAAAATTGACGTATCAAATTCCAACCTATCAAGCATTAAAAGGGATAGTGGAGAGCATCTATTGGAAACCATCGATTATTTGGTACATTGATGAAATTCGAGTAATGAATCCGATTCGAATGGAGTCAAAAGGCATTCGTCCTCTTGATTATGGTGGAGGAAATACACTAGCAAATTATACTTATTTGCGAGACGTTAGATACCAAGTAAGGGCTCATTTCGAATTTAACTATAATCGAAAGGATCTAGAAGGAGATTTTAACGAGCATAAACATCATAACATTGCAAAACGCTGTGTAAAAGCAGGTGGCCGTCGAGATGTGTATTTAGGAACACGAGAATGCCAAGCATATGTCGTTCCTTGCGACTTTAATGAGGGAAAAGGTCATTATGACGACATTGAAGAAATTCATTTTGGGACGATGATACATGGTATTAATTATCCGGATGAAACCGGAAAGAAAGTTATGGAAGTTCGACTATGGCAGCCAGTTATGAGGCATGGCATCATCAAATTTATTCGACCTGAAGAGTGTTCTTTAATTCGGCCAATTCGTGAATATCAAACAAAAAAATTTTTACTACATGAAAATATGCAGCCTGTGGAAACATTGTACAATGATTTGTTTGGGGGTGAGTAA
- the cas4 gene encoding CRISPR-associated protein Cas4 yields the protein MFTTENNESDYLMLSGIQHFQFCQRQWALIHIEQQWEENLKTIEGQYIHKKANQPFLREKRGNKLIVRALPICSHELKISGICDVVEFVRHPSGITLQGEVGTFIPIPIEYKRGRPKKGKEDVVQLVAQAMCLEEMLACDIKEAYIYYHEIKHRVSIEITEELREEVRKMIKLMHQYYENRYTPKVKTGKFCESCSLNNICLPESLNREPVRKYMERFLE from the coding sequence ATGTTTACGACGGAAAATAATGAATCAGATTATTTGATGTTGTCCGGTATTCAACATTTTCAATTTTGTCAGCGACAGTGGGCTTTAATTCATATTGAGCAACAATGGGAAGAAAATTTAAAAACAATTGAAGGGCAATATATTCATAAAAAAGCGAACCAACCATTCTTACGAGAAAAACGAGGGAATAAATTAATCGTGCGGGCGTTACCGATTTGCTCGCACGAATTAAAAATCAGTGGGATATGTGATGTTGTCGAATTTGTAAGACATCCAAGCGGAATTACTTTACAAGGTGAGGTAGGAACATTTATCCCGATTCCCATTGAATACAAACGAGGCAGACCGAAGAAAGGTAAAGAAGATGTTGTTCAACTTGTAGCCCAAGCGATGTGTTTGGAAGAGATGCTAGCTTGCGATATTAAAGAAGCCTATATCTATTATCATGAAATTAAACATCGAGTATCAATAGAGATTACTGAGGAACTTCGTGAAGAAGTAAGAAAAATGATTAAATTGATGCATCAATATTATGAAAATAGATATACCCCAAAAGTAAAGACAGGGAAGTTCTGTGAAAGTTGTTCTTTAAACAATATTTGCTTACCTGAATCCTTAAACAGAGAACCAGTTCGAAAATATATGGAGAGATTTTTGGAATGA
- the cas1c gene encoding type I-C CRISPR-associated endonuclease Cas1c, which translates to MRKLLNTLYVTTPDAYLSLNGENVVVSKGEEEIGRIPLHNLEGICTIGWAGASPALMYACAERNISLCFLSSSFRFQTRVIGESKGNVVLRKTQYRLSDDEKESVKIARNFIFAKVCNQKWILERATRNYPMRIDVPTFKESSKYLTEIMKRILVTEDLELLRGLEGQAANRYFQHFNELILQQKDDFYFHGRSRRPPMDNVNALLSFSYTLLANEVASALETVGLDAYVGFLHRDRPGRASLALDMMEELRSVIADRFVLNLINKKIINSKHFLKKESGAVLLTDEGRKIFLKAWQERKQEQITHPRLNEKIPFGLVPYAQALLLARFLRGDAEEYAPFLWK; encoded by the coding sequence ATGAGGAAATTATTGAATACTCTATATGTTACTACTCCTGATGCATATCTTTCGTTAAATGGAGAAAATGTGGTCGTATCAAAAGGGGAAGAGGAAATTGGAAGAATTCCACTTCATAATTTAGAAGGTATTTGTACAATCGGCTGGGCTGGTGCAAGTCCTGCATTAATGTATGCTTGTGCTGAAAGAAATATTTCATTATGTTTTTTATCCTCATCTTTTCGATTTCAGACTAGAGTAATTGGAGAAAGTAAAGGAAATGTAGTATTAAGAAAAACGCAATATCGATTATCTGATGATGAAAAGGAAAGTGTAAAAATTGCAAGGAATTTTATTTTTGCTAAAGTTTGCAATCAAAAATGGATATTAGAACGGGCTACTAGAAATTATCCAATGAGAATTGATGTTCCAACATTTAAAGAATCTTCAAAGTATTTAACTGAAATTATGAAGAGAATTTTAGTAACAGAAGATTTGGAATTATTAAGAGGGTTAGAAGGACAAGCAGCCAATCGATACTTTCAACATTTTAATGAACTAATCCTTCAACAAAAAGATGATTTTTACTTTCATGGTAGATCCCGAAGACCACCAATGGATAATGTCAATGCGCTTCTTTCGTTTTCTTATACATTATTAGCGAATGAAGTGGCTTCTGCATTAGAAACTGTTGGTTTAGATGCATATGTAGGATTTTTACATCGTGACCGACCAGGTCGCGCTTCTCTAGCATTGGATATGATGGAAGAGTTAAGATCTGTTATTGCTGATCGTTTTGTCTTAAATTTGATTAATAAAAAAATAATTAACTCAAAACATTTTTTAAAAAAGGAAAGTGGTGCCGTATTGCTAACAGATGAAGGAAGAAAGATATTTTTGAAAGCTTGGCAGGAGAGAAAACAAGAACAAATTACTCATCCACGATTAAATGAGAAAATACCCTTTGGATTAGTTCCTTACGCACAGGCTTTATTACTAGCAAGATTTTTAAGAGGAGATGCTGAGGAATACGCACCTTTCTTATGGAAGTGA
- a CDS encoding ring-cleaving dioxygenase, protein MKKHTAGIHHITAIVEHPQENIDFYTGVLGLRLVKKTVNFDDPGTYHFYFGNEWGKPGTIITFFPWPGAYQGRIGDGQVGVTTYVVPVGAMEFWKKRLDKFNIAYTETSRFGETYLQFKDPHGLQLELVERESGEENSWTFGGVTKEVAIKGLGGAVLYSSLPEETTKTLIDVMGLEVVGQEGHYTRFQSTADIGNIIDLKMTKGIRGMMGVGTVHHIAWRANDNDDHLEWQEYAMNKGMYVTDVKDRNYFNSIYFREPGKILFEIATDPPGFAHDESFETMGTRLMLPPQYEPFRDRLEASLIPVEVRPLD, encoded by the coding sequence ATGAAAAAACACACTGCAGGAATTCATCATATTACGGCAATCGTAGAACATCCACAAGAAAATATCGATTTTTACACAGGTGTTCTTGGATTGCGCCTTGTGAAAAAAACCGTAAACTTCGATGATCCGGGAACGTACCATTTCTATTTTGGGAATGAATGGGGCAAACCGGGCACCATCATCACCTTTTTCCCTTGGCCGGGCGCATATCAGGGACGGATCGGCGATGGACAGGTTGGCGTAACGACCTATGTGGTGCCTGTCGGAGCAATGGAATTTTGGAAAAAGCGATTGGACAAATTCAACATTGCATATACAGAAACGTCGCGATTCGGAGAAACCTATTTGCAATTCAAAGACCCCCATGGATTGCAACTGGAACTCGTTGAGCGGGAAAGCGGGGAAGAGAATAGCTGGACATTTGGCGGCGTCACAAAAGAGGTAGCCATCAAAGGACTTGGCGGTGCAGTCTTGTATTCCAGCCTCCCCGAAGAAACAACAAAAACGTTGATAGATGTGATGGGGCTTGAGGTGGTCGGCCAGGAGGGGCACTACACACGCTTTCAATCGACTGCCGACATCGGAAATATCATCGATTTGAAAATGACGAAAGGAATCCGCGGGATGATGGGGGTTGGAACCGTCCACCATATCGCTTGGCGTGCGAATGACAATGATGACCACCTTGAATGGCAGGAATATGCAATGAATAAAGGCATGTACGTCACAGATGTAAAGGATCGCAATTATTTCAATTCCATCTATTTCCGTGAGCCTGGCAAAATATTGTTCGAAATTGCAACAGACCCTCCAGGATTCGCGCACGACGAGTCTTTTGAAACAATGGGAACCCGGTTGATGCTGCCTCCACAATATGAACCTTTCCGCGACCGTTTAGAAGCGTCATTAATACCGGTCGAAGTTCGTCCGCTGGATTAA